The stretch of DNA CGGAATGCGTGGATGTACCAGCTTGCAGCGGCTGGCGACACGAACAAAGAGATTCTGCAGAAGCTCAAGAGCGAGTACCGGACACGCGATGGGTGGGGCCTGCTCTCATCTGAGCAGGGCGTCAGCAATGCGTTAAGCCGATGGGCAAAGAGCAATGGGAAAGACTGGCCCGTGAGGTTCGATCAGTCGTTGGGTAATCATGGGTAATCTTGTTTATTGATCGGGTAAATCTTCCCGGCATGATGCGGCTGTTGGTTTCCTTCACCTCCAGCCCGCCCCGTTTCGCATGCTTAAGATTCAGCCAGGCGACGAGCTCCTGCCCGTCCCGGTCGCCATTGAAGAGGCGATCGGTTACCGCCCTCACCCGACGACCTGCACTCGCTGGACCCGCAAAGGGGTCCGTGGCGTCCGCCTCGAGTCGGTGCGCGTCGGCTCCCTCGTGAAGACGACAGTCGCCGCAGTCGTGCGTTTCATCGAAGCGCAGAACGAGGCGATCGAAGCCCGCAACGCAGCCGACTCGCACGAGCTCGCCGCCGCGAGCTAACGCCCCCATCGACTACCCGGGGAGCTCGCTAGGTGTTGTGTGTCCGGGGGTGCGTTGCCCCCATTTCCAGCGGTGAGCTCTCCGGCTTCCACGGGGGCCGCGTCCCGATGCCCGCATTGTCAGCGACGGCGTTCCGCCATCGCCGTCGCCGTTGGGCGCGGCCCCTCTCTTGAATTAACCGAGGGCCATTGAACCGAGCCTGCCAAGGAAAGGCGGGCGACCTACGCGAGGGC from Botrimarina mediterranea encodes:
- a CDS encoding DUF1580 domain-containing protein; this translates as MLKIQPGDELLPVPVAIEEAIGYRPHPTTCTRWTRKGVRGVRLESVRVGSLVKTTVAAVVRFIEAQNEAIEARNAADSHELAAAS